From Nematostella vectensis chromosome 14, jaNemVect1.1, whole genome shotgun sequence, a single genomic window includes:
- the LOC116617031 gene encoding sialomucin core protein 24-like has product MGPQTYALVFLAISVTILPQTFAQSTTTTQALIITPSISLNASEVFSSSALESSAVMESSSLSSMHPATISSSASVGPTPTPSPTLSPTTPNTPVPTTAPTIAPTTQPPEPPTAAPHKGHTFDAGSFVGGIILGVVIVAAGMFGYTWYKNKRKSYHSL; this is encoded by the exons ATGGGTCCACAAACCTATGCTCTTGTTTTTCTGGCGATTTCTGTGACGATTCTACCTCAAACGT TTGCACAAAGTACAACTACAACACAAGCATTGATAATCACTCCTAGTATTTCATTAAATGCATCTGAGGTTTTCAGTAGCTCAGCTTTAGAAAGTTCAGCAGTGATGGAATCATCTTCACTGTCCTCAATGCATCCTGcaacaatatcatcatcagccTCTGTCGGACCAACACCCACACCTTCTCCAACCCTGTCTCCAACCACACCAAATACACCAGTGCCTACAACAGCCCCTACCATTGCACCGACAACGCAGCCCCCTGAACCTCCTACAGCCGCACCTCACAAAGGCCACACCTTTGATGCGGGATCATTTGTTGGTGGTATTATCCTCGGAGTTGTGATTGTCGCTGCAGGAATGTTTGGTTACACATGGTAtaagaacaaaagaaaaagctATCACAGTCTTTGA
- the LOC5510270 gene encoding uncharacterized protein LOC5510270 → MARNLTSATCEEITSDCTTVSYDHPEILERETLVDVLCTKGIDRQEINALDKVDLVKLFYKYAAPLPQRAQQLRRAKRKPPKPSEHQPSASPKDIVIGSRKRALTSEGPLRSKLYRPDDFSKIIINKGPSKQKNKTDIPMQTSKNDLSPMSQDSSKVTKLKRSTPEPPKSKPVKLNRRSFTNHPSDGNKTTHAGTITQQSKHVEVCKSDSDSMDEDIVEVKTQFQKVAVKWP, encoded by the exons ATGGCGAGAAATTTGACGTCAGCCACATGTGAGGAAATAACTAGTGATTGCACCACTGTTTCTTACGATCATCCAGAAATTCTAGAACGAGAAACTTTGGTAGATGTATTGTGCACTAAGGGAATTGATCGGCAGGAGATAAATGCTCTAGATAAAGTCGATTTGGTgaaattattttacaaatatgCAGCGCCACTACCTCAACGAGCTCAGCAACTTCGGCGAGCCAAACGAAAGCCTCCGAAGCCTTCCGAGCACCAGCCGAGCGCGAGTCCAAAAGACATCGTGATTGGCTCGAGAAAGAG GGCTCTGACAAGTGAGGGTCCTTTGAGAAGTAAACTCTATCGTCCAGATGACTtcagtaaaattattatcaatAAGGGACCatcaaaacagaaaaacaaaacagacaTTCCTATGCAGACCAGTAAAAATGACTTATCACCAATGTCACAAGATTCGTCGAAGGTAACAAAGCTCAAAAGAAGTACTCCAGAACCTCCCAAGTCAAAACCTGTGAAACTGAACAGGAGATCCTTTACAAATCATCCCTCTGAtggaaacaaaacaacacatgCTGGAACCATAACCCAGCAAAGCAAACATGTCGAG GTATGTAAAAGTGACTCTGATTCCATGGATGAAGACATAGTAGAAGTCAAGACACAATTCCAGAAAGTTGCTGTCAAATGGCCATAG
- the LOC116617049 gene encoding uncharacterized protein LOC116617049, with translation MVSGSTTNGYYQLVDNHGNTYKAYCDFNSEPGVAWTLMMSFSLTNNASLNYGAHRCPVMRRGCAFSAVPGSVHSEDNFGYYGIVNNKSRCTESPSITTQYWFGGSK, from the exons ATGGTGTCCGGTAGCACGACCAACGGCTACTACCAGCTGGTGGACAACCATGGAAACACCTACAAGGCCTACTGCGACTTCAACTCTGAACCGGGAGTGGCCTGGACCCTGATGATGTCATTCAGCCTTACCAACAATGCCAGCCTCAATTACGGAGCACACCGCTGTCCCGTGATGCGCCG TGGTTGTGCTTTCTCTGCAGTTCCCGGTTCTGTGCATTCTGAGGATAACTTCGGGTATTATGGGATTGTGAATAACAAGTCCAGATGCACCGAGTCCCCTTCCATTACCACTCAGTACTGGTTTGGCGGAAGCAAGTAG